The window ACATAACTTAGAGTTTGTTTGCTGTGCGGCATGTCTTGTTTAAACATTCATCCAACAGAGTCTCGCTTacatttattttgattcatagtataaatactaataaactaataaataaactaataaaataaatagaactaTAATACTATATTTCCTTATAATGAAAaggaatatatattatcaatataaaaacttctttttgattattttgatttgatgtaTTGTTGTTTGTCTAGGAGGAGATAACATTGATAGCCTCTATTCGTGTCCTAGCTCGTCTAAGAGCTAGATTGGCTTCAATTACTTGTCTTTTACCCTCAGCTCTACTCAAGTTAGCTTCAGCTATTTCAAGAGTTTGTTGAGCTTCTTGCGGATCAATGTCAGTATTTATCTCCGCATCATTTCCTAAAATGGTGATCTCATTATTACCTATTCTAGCGAAACCGCCCATCAGAGCCACCGTTAACCATTGGTCATTGAGGCGTATTCTCAAAAGACCTATATCTACGGCCGTGGCAATAGGTGCGTGGTTTGGTAATACGCCAATTTGGCCACTATTAGTagataaaattatttctttcaCTTCTGAATCCCAAATAATTCGATTAGGAGTCAGTACACAAAGATTTAAGGTCATTTCTTCAATTTATTCTCCACTTCTAAGTTCATAGCTTTCGCGGTAGCTTCATCGATGTTACCCACCAAATAAAAGGCCTGTTCGGGAAGACTATCTAATTCTCCGGAAAGAATGAGTTGAAACCCCCTAATTGTTTCTGCGAGACCAACATATTTCCCTGGAGAACCCGTAAATACTTCTGCTACGAAGAAGGGTTGTGATAAGAAACGCTCAATTTTTCGTGCTCTTGCTACAGTTAAACGATCTTCTTCGGATAATTCGTCCAACCCAAGGATAGCTATAATGTCTTGAAGTTCTTTGTAACGTTGTGAAGTTTGCTTAACTTTTTGCGCAGTTTCATAATGTTCCTCGCCAACGATGCCAGGCTGTAACATAGTTGACGTTGAATCTAAAGGATCTACCGCTGGATAAATACCTTTGGCAGCTAATCCTCTTGATAGTACGGTAGTAGCATCTAAATGTGCAAATGTCGTGGCAGGAGCAGGGTCGGTCAAATCGTCCGCAGGTACATAAACTGCTTGGATCGAAGTTATAGATCCCTCTTTGGTAGAAGTAATTCTTTCTTGCAAAGAACCCATTTCTGTACTAAGGGTGGGTTGATAACCCACTGCAGAAGGCATTCTCCCCAATAAGGCGGAGACTTCTGATCCTGCTTGGACGAAACGAAAAATATTGTCAATGAATAGAAGCACGTCTTGTTCATTAACATCCCGGAAATATTCCGCCATGGTTAGGGCAGTCAAACCAACTCTCATACGAGCTCCCGGTGGTTCATTCATTTGACCATAGACTAGAGCCACTTTTGATTctgcaatatttttttcattaatcacTCCAGATTCTTTCATTTCGATGTAAAGATCATTTCCTTCACGAGTACGCTCGCCTACTCCGCCAAATACAGACACACCCCCATGAGCTTTGGCAATGTTGTTGATCAATTCCATGATGAGGACTGTTTTACCCACCCCAGCTCCCCCAAATAGCCCGATTTTTCCCCCACGACGATAAGGAGCTAAAAGATCCACCACTTTAATCCCTGTTTCAAAGATTGATAATTTCGTATCTAACCGTATAAAGGCAGGCGCAGATCTATGAATAGGAGATGTTGTGCGAGTATCTACAGGCCCTAAATTATCAACAGGTTCTCCAAGAACGTTGAAAATTCGTCCGAGAGTAGCCCCGCCAACCGGAACACTTAGAGGAGCTCCCGTGTCAATCACTTCCATTCCTCTCGTCAGACCATCTGTAGCACTCATAGCTACAGCTCTAACTCGATTATTTCCTAATAATTGCTGTACCTCACAAGTCACATTAATTTGTTGACCGGCTCGACCTTTAACTACCAAAGCGTTATAAATATTAGGCATCTTTCCTGGGGGAAAAAGGGCATCCAGTACTGGGCCAATAATTTGAACGATACGtcctaagtttttttcttcaagTGTGGAAATCATAGGACCAGAAGTAGTAGGATTGATTCTCATAATAAAACGAAATATGTCgaaatttttttggaatagTACCtaatcaaaaaaaataaatgtccGATAGGAAGTTGATCAGTTAATTCAATAAGAAATAAACAGGGGTTAACACTGTATTTAGTTAGTACCGTCCAAAAGCAATCCAATTCCATTGTTTACTGACTAAATTTTTCAAGTTCAAccaatcctttttttaatatcaagaaCAGGAATCATGAGTTAAGTTAAGtatgtttcatttttctatCATTATAGAAAATACCGTCTATATTATCTATGGAATTCCAACCCGAACTCGATTTATGATTTAGTATTTCGATCTCAt of the Dioscorea cayenensis subsp. rotundata cultivar TDr96_F1 unplaced genomic scaffold, TDr96_F1_v2_PseudoChromosome.rev07_lg8_w22 25.fasta BLBR01000543.1, whole genome shotgun sequence genome contains:
- the LOC120254629 gene encoding ATP synthase subunit beta, chloroplastic produces the protein MRINPTTSGPMISTLEEKNLGRIVQIIGPVLDALFPPGKMPNIYNALVVKGRAGQQINVTCEVQQLLGNNRVRAVAMSATDGLTRGMEVIDTGAPLSVPVGGATLGRIFNVLGEPVDNLGPVDTRTTSPIHRSAPAFIRLDTKLSIFETGIKVVDLLAPYRRGGKIGLFGGAGVGKTVLIMELINNIAKAHGGVSVFGGVGERTREGNDLYIEMKESGVINEKNIAESKVALVYGQMNEPPGARMRVGLTALTMAEYFRDVNEQDVLLFIDNIFRFVQAGSEVSALLGRMPSAVGYQPTLSTEMGSLQERITSTKEGSITSIQAVYVPADDLTDPAPATTFAHLDATTVLSRGLAAKGIYPAVDPLDSTSTMLQPGIVGEEHYETAQKVKQTSQRYKELQDIIAILGLDELSEEDRLTVARARKIERFLSQPFFVAEVFTGSPGKYVGLAETIRGFQLILSGELDSLPEQAFYLVGNIDEATAKAMNLEVENKLKK